One window from the genome of Rufibacter tibetensis encodes:
- a CDS encoding T9SS type A sorting domain-containing protein: MSKDGTLWTSNWPSRGILVSKDKGATWARDMQNIGTPPFASSLHHFQFAESKHNRIYALQPYDNVVYSKILPLGSDKPSDVLPFTLEAFPNPFQGQLNLRFSVPAPSTVQLQVVDTKGATVYKQAHKASAGVNTLQLKSFLTSSGIYYVSIKTDTYHRTKKIVLLT; this comes from the coding sequence GTGAGCAAAGACGGTACGCTGTGGACCAGCAACTGGCCTAGCCGTGGCATTTTGGTTTCTAAAGACAAAGGAGCAACCTGGGCAAGAGACATGCAGAACATCGGGACTCCGCCTTTTGCCTCCAGTCTGCATCATTTCCAGTTTGCGGAGAGCAAGCATAACAGGATCTACGCCCTGCAGCCATATGATAATGTGGTGTACTCCAAAATCCTCCCTCTGGGTAGTGATAAACCTTCTGATGTTCTTCCGTTTACACTGGAGGCTTTCCCTAATCCATTTCAAGGCCAGTTGAACCTGCGCTTTTCCGTTCCTGCACCTTCCACTGTTCAGCTTCAGGTAGTAGACACCAAAGGCGCCACAGTTTACAAACAAGCGCACAAAGCCTCAGCCGGAGTTAACACGCTGCAATTGAAATCTTTCCTTACTTCTTCCGGCATCTACTACGTTTCTATAAAAACTGACACGTATCATAGAACCAAGAAGATAGTTCTACTGACTTAG
- the uvrB gene encoding excinuclease ABC subunit UvrB: MDFKLTSEFKPTGDQPKAIKELVRGIRTGEHAQVLLGATGTGKTFTVANVIQEVKKPTLVLCHNKTLAAQLYGEFKQFFPDNAVEYFISYYDYYQPEAYIASSDVFIEKDLAINEEIEKLRLHCTSALLSGRRDVIVVASVSCIYGIGNPEEFGKNVIPLAPGMKVSRNNLLYQFVSILYSRTEVEFTRGTFRVKGDTVDIFPAYADFAYRIYFWGDEIESIQRIDPQSGKKIADEEGISLFPANLFVTGKDTLNQAINEIQFDMVAQHEYFLKEGRDGEAKRIKERTEFDLEMIRELGYCSGIENYSRYFDRREPGARPFCLLDYFPDDFLMVIDESHATLPQVRAMWGGDRSRKTALVEYGFRLPAAMDNRPLTFNEFESVMHQVIFVSATPGDYEIQKSEGVVVEQIIRPTGLLDPEIEIRPSQNQIDDLLDEVDNRIKSGDRILVTTLTKRMAEELTKYMERLNIKVKYIHSEVKTLDRVEILRELRLGIIDVLIGVNLLREGLDLPEVSLVAILDTDKEGFLRDQRSLIQTIGRAARNENGKVIMYADRMTGSMQRAIDETNRRRTVQMEYNQEHGITPKTIFKSKEAIMEQTSVADSNRTKEPKAYAGPDESLMSIAADPVVQYMKKDELEKVIKKTEKQMEAAAKELDFLQAAKFRDELAELRKLLKNKRD; the protein is encoded by the coding sequence ATGGATTTCAAATTAACATCAGAATTCAAACCAACCGGTGATCAGCCGAAAGCTATAAAAGAATTAGTGCGCGGCATCAGAACGGGTGAACATGCCCAAGTACTGCTGGGTGCTACTGGTACAGGTAAAACCTTTACCGTGGCTAATGTGATACAGGAGGTGAAAAAGCCTACGCTGGTGCTTTGCCATAATAAAACCTTAGCTGCGCAGCTATACGGGGAGTTTAAGCAATTCTTTCCGGATAACGCGGTAGAGTACTTTATCTCCTACTATGATTACTATCAGCCTGAGGCCTACATAGCTTCTTCTGATGTGTTCATTGAGAAAGACCTGGCTATTAACGAGGAAATTGAGAAGCTCCGCCTTCATTGTACCTCAGCGCTACTCTCTGGTCGCCGTGATGTGATTGTGGTGGCTTCGGTGAGCTGTATCTATGGTATTGGTAACCCAGAGGAGTTCGGGAAGAACGTAATTCCGTTGGCACCGGGCATGAAAGTGAGCCGCAACAACCTGTTGTACCAGTTTGTGTCTATTCTTTACAGCCGCACCGAGGTGGAGTTCACACGTGGAACGTTCCGGGTGAAAGGCGACACAGTAGATATTTTTCCAGCGTACGCTGATTTTGCTTACCGCATCTATTTCTGGGGCGACGAGATTGAGTCTATCCAGCGCATTGATCCTCAGTCTGGGAAGAAGATCGCCGATGAAGAAGGAATTTCCCTGTTTCCGGCCAACCTATTCGTGACCGGCAAAGATACCTTGAACCAAGCCATCAACGAAATCCAGTTTGACATGGTGGCCCAGCACGAGTACTTCCTGAAAGAAGGCCGTGACGGGGAAGCCAAACGCATTAAGGAACGTACCGAGTTTGACTTAGAGATGATTCGGGAACTGGGTTACTGCTCTGGTATTGAGAACTACTCCCGCTACTTTGACCGCCGGGAGCCTGGTGCCCGTCCGTTCTGCTTATTGGATTATTTCCCAGATGATTTCCTGATGGTAATTGACGAGAGCCACGCAACCTTGCCACAGGTACGTGCTATGTGGGGTGGTGACCGTTCGCGTAAAACTGCACTGGTGGAATATGGTTTCCGGTTACCGGCGGCCATGGACAACCGTCCGCTTACCTTTAATGAGTTTGAAAGCGTCATGCACCAGGTTATCTTCGTGAGCGCCACACCCGGCGATTACGAGATTCAGAAATCGGAAGGTGTGGTGGTGGAGCAGATCATCCGTCCAACCGGTCTTCTTGATCCTGAGATTGAGATCAGGCCCAGCCAGAACCAGATTGACGATTTGCTGGACGAGGTAGACAACCGCATCAAATCCGGCGACCGTATTTTGGTGACCACGCTCACCAAGCGCATGGCCGAGGAACTGACCAAGTACATGGAGCGGCTTAACATTAAGGTAAAATACATCCACTCTGAGGTGAAAACCCTGGATCGGGTGGAGATTCTTCGCGAACTGCGCCTGGGCATTATTGACGTCCTGATTGGGGTGAACTTACTTCGCGAGGGGCTCGACTTACCGGAGGTAAGCTTAGTAGCCATTTTGGATACCGACAAAGAAGGCTTCCTGCGTGACCAACGTTCTCTGATTCAGACTATTGGCCGTGCCGCCCGTAACGAGAACGGAAAAGTGATCATGTACGCAGACCGAATGACTGGTTCTATGCAGCGTGCCATTGACGAAACCAACCGCCGCCGCACGGTACAGATGGAGTACAACCAGGAGCACGGCATTACGCCTAAAACCATCTTTAAGTCCAAAGAAGCCATCATGGAGCAAACCTCCGTGGCTGATTCCAATAGAACGAAGGAGCCGAAAGCCTATGCTGGTCCGGACGAGAGCCTGATGTCTATTGCTGCTGACCCGGTGGTGCAGTACATGAAAAAAGATGAGTTGGAGAAAGTCATCAAGAAAACTGAAAAGCAGATGGAAGCCGCGGCCAAGGAACTGGACTTCCTGCAAGCTGCCAAGTTTAGAGATGAATTAGCTGAGTTGCGCAAGCTGCTGAAAAACAAGCGCGATTAG
- a CDS encoding WD40/YVTN/BNR-like repeat-containing protein, with protein MRPLLILLFILGLFSTKAAAQAVWTPSSPLSSNFANTTSITISPVNDRIFIGSAEAGILCSDDGRNWQQVLPHAVVSMLAKADGTLLAGGQGMVYRSLDQGQNWSSHPIGSSYSIRKIVADSEGTLYLVTGDLGEDDGDEQFFVGDGVFTSTDNGQTWTKDIQGMTGTLSAWTIAIGKNNQVYVGTHDGNGQQDTKIGLYTRQKQQTTWQPVDIRFRQVDNFNVAHLYSIAVDENDSLYVGVAGSDGTVAVGGTLKSADGGHTWRPLYLTHNTSWNYWD; from the coding sequence ATGAGACCTTTGCTGATCTTACTGTTCATTTTAGGCCTGTTTTCAACAAAAGCGGCTGCACAGGCTGTCTGGACTCCCAGTTCGCCCCTTAGCTCCAATTTCGCAAATACCACCAGCATCACTATTAGTCCGGTGAATGACAGGATTTTCATTGGATCAGCTGAAGCTGGTATACTTTGCTCCGACGATGGAAGGAACTGGCAACAGGTATTGCCACACGCAGTGGTCAGTATGTTGGCAAAAGCAGATGGAACCCTGTTGGCGGGCGGACAAGGTATGGTTTACCGCTCCTTAGATCAAGGCCAAAACTGGAGTTCTCATCCCATTGGCAGTAGTTACTCCATCAGAAAAATTGTGGCAGACAGTGAGGGAACGCTGTATCTGGTCACTGGAGACCTGGGCGAAGATGACGGCGATGAACAGTTCTTTGTAGGCGACGGGGTTTTCACCTCTACTGATAATGGCCAGACCTGGACGAAAGACATCCAAGGCATGACGGGTACTTTAAGCGCCTGGACTATAGCTATCGGCAAAAACAATCAGGTGTACGTGGGTACGCATGATGGCAACGGGCAGCAAGATACCAAGATAGGGTTATATACCCGGCAAAAGCAGCAAACCACCTGGCAACCCGTAGACATCCGGTTTCGACAGGTAGACAACTTCAATGTGGCCCATCTGTATTCTATTGCGGTGGATGAAAATGACAGCCTTTATGTAGGTGTAGCCGGAAGCGACGGTACTGTAGCTGTTGGAGGGACTCTGAAATCAGCGGATGGTGGCCACACCTGGCGCCCTTTGTACCTCACCCACAACACGTCATGGAATTACTGGGACTAA